The DNA segment TCAGAAGATGAAGATGTTTGATACAGCTTCGTTTTCTTCAGCTTTATTATCAAAACCCAACCACTTCACTCAGAACACACAACATTATGCTAATTGACTTATCTATTTCATTGCAGGAATTTACATTTTTAGCTCAGACGATACCAGAAAATGCGCCACCAGGTATCAATATGGAAAACTGGCTGGTGTATACGCCAATTCAGCGTCAGATTGTTTCACATTTACTAACTCTTGGCGTTGGTGCAATGGCTTGCGGGTTCGTCTATTTTCTACTGACAATTAAACGCTCCGCACCACGCTATCAACCTTCTTCAGTCTTATCAGCTGTAGTTATGGTGTCGGCATTTTTAATTTTGTTTCGACAGCTTAATGGCTGGCTCGATGCCTTTGAATTTGACGGGCAAGTTTGGCGACTGACAGTGGAAGAATTGGGAACTTATACCGAAAGTGCCTTTAGTAATGGCTATCGCTATCTCAACTGGTCGATTGACGTGCCTTTATTGTTAACTCAGATGCTGTTTCTATTTGATTTGAGCAAAGGACACAAAAGAAGGCTGCGAATTCAGTTCATCATCGCGGGGCTGTTGATGATTTACACGGGATACATCGGACAATTTTTTGAAGTTGCTAATCTTACCACTTTCTTGATTTGGGGGGCAATTAGTACCGTGTTTTTTGTCTATATCGTCTTTTTGGTCGGTCAACTTATGGGTCGTCCTCGCAAACAGCTCCCAGACAAACCGAAGAAGATGTTTATGGGGGTATGGTGGATATTACTGATTTCCTGGACGCTCTATCCTCTTGCTTATCTCGTTCCCTGGGGTTGGCAACTATATCCTGCCTGGGGCGGTTGGGCTGGAGTTACCCGACAATTTCTGTTTACCATGGCAGACATTTTTTCCAAAGTTATCTATGGAGTTCTTTTGAGTAACATCGCTCAAACTCGCAGCGCGCTGGAAGGCTACGAACCCGCTCTTAAAGTACAGCCAGGCAATGGTACTGGTTCGGAAGTGTATACTCAATCTCCCGCTCAAAACCTAGAGTAGGACCGACCGAAGCTGAGAATAGGCAAGAACAGAAATGAAAGAAACCCCAGTTCGAGAACAATACAACCAGAAAGCAAAGGTCTACGATCGCCGTTGGCAGGGTTATCTTAATAAAACTCTTACGTTTTTACAAGCTTGGGTACAGATTTCTCCTCATGAAACCGTTCTCGATATAGCTTGCGGTACGGGAGAGTTAGAAAGATTGTTACTACAGCAAAATCCTCAACAAAGGATTACAGGCGTAGACCTTTCCGAAGAGATGCTAAAGGTGGCACGGCAAAAACTGTCCGAATATTCTCAAGTGTCTTGGAAAGCTGCTAGTGCTTCGGAATTACCTCTTTGCAATAGCTGTTTCGATGTAGTAATTTGTGCTAATTCATTTCACTATTTTGAAGATCCGCAGGGTTCGCTAAAAGAAATCCAGCGAGTTCTTAAACCTAACGGTAGAGTAATCATTCTCGACTGGTGTAAAGATTACTGGGGTGTTCGGATCTTGGATTTGATTCTCAAAGTTGTCGATCGCGCCCATCAGCAAAGTTATACCCAAAATGAATTTCATAATCTATTAACTACCGCAGGTTTTAAGATCGATCGCGCTACTAAATTTCGTCATGGCATCGTTTGGCAATTTATGGTAGCTGAAGCAACATTACCCACAAAAAATGATGAATGATTCCCAACCTACAGTTATTCTTGGCGGTGGCTTTACGGGTTTATTTACCGCACTGCATTTGAGTCAGCAAGATTATCGCGATCCAGTTATTCTAGTCGATCGCGCCGAGCGTTTTGTCTTCAAACCCCTACTATATGACTATCTCACCGAAGAGATGAACGATAGTCAGGTTAATCCTCGTTATGAAGAACTTTTATCAGGCTCGAAGGTTAAATTTGCCAAAGATACAGTAGAAAAAATTGACGTTGACGGGAAACAGGTTGAATCAGCCAACAATGGCAGTATTGCTTATCGCTATCTAGTTATTGCTTTAGGTTCGCAAACGGGCTACTTCGGCATCGAAGGAGCAAAAGAACACACTTTTCCCTTTTGGAATCGTAAAGATGCGATCGCCCTTAAAAACCACCTTCAAGACTGTTTGAAGCGATCTCTGGAAACAGATAACCCACAAGAAAAACAAAAACTGCTAACGGTAGCTATTGTCGGCGCAGGAGCGACAGGAGTAGAACTAGCAGCCACTTTAGCGGATGTTTTACCTCAGTGGTATGTCAAACAAGGGGGTGCATTCGAGCAACTACGACTGATTTTAATCAATCGCGGAGAGCAAATTTTAGATAATGCCAGCAATCGCCTGCGTCAAGCAGCCAAAGCAGCATTCTTCAAACTCCCTGTTAAAGTTCAACTAGAACTAAACGCCTCCGTTACTGCCGTTCGTCATCAGCAGGTAGAATTTGAACGAGATAATCAGAGGGAAACTTTAGAAGCGGGAACTATCGTTTGGACGACGGGTACTACCGTCAATCCCGTAGTCAAAGCTTTACCCATTGCCGATGAGTATCGAGATAAAAAAGGCAGGCTTAAAGTCCTTTCTACCATGCAGTTAATCGATTGCCCTGAAATTTTCGTTGGTGGTGACTGCGCGGTTAACTGGGATAAATCTGTACCCGCTACTGCTCAGGCTGCCTATCAACAAGGCTCGGCTATTGCTAATAACCTGCAAGCATTATCTATTAATAAGACTCCTGACGTAGCTAATGTCACGATGCGGGGAACGATGCTCAAGCTAGGGCTAAACGATGCTGCTGCGGATTTATTCGATCGCCTATTAATTGAAGGCAAAACCGCTCATCTACTGCGTCAGGGTAGATATACAACCACTCTGCCTACTCCAGTCCACGACTTTAAGGCGACTACTCAATGGCTGTCTGAAGAGGTTTTAGAAAACATAAATATATAAATAAAGATGACTTTAAACTGGGCGCATATACATTTACTTCTCAATCATTTTCCCATTGTCGGGGCATTTTTCGGTTTGCTATTGCTGCTATACGCTATGTTCAAACGCAGTGAAGAACTCAAACGAGCTAGTTACTGGACTTTTGTAATCATTGCTTTAATTGCGATCGCCGTATATTATTCTGGCACGCAAGCTTCAGCAGTAGTAAGCGGACTTCCTGGAGTTAGGGGAGAAATAATTCACGAACACCGCGAAGTTGCCAACTGGTCTTTGATCGCGATCGAGATTTTGGGGGCTTTAAGCTTAGTCGGCTTATTGTTTTTGCGGTCAAAAAAAGCGATAAATTCCTTTGTGGCGATTATCTTTTTAGTGGCGATCGCAGCTACGGGTTTAGTGTCGTGGACGGGACTTCAAGGAGGAATTATCAGACATACCGAAGTCAGGGGAGATATTCCTTTTCTCGTTCCCGCTAAAACCGAATCTGAATCGGGTGGTCACAGCGAATCAACAGAATCGGATCATTCACACTAATTGTTTATTAAAATTGGCGCGAACAAAATAAAATTATTCCCTTAGAAAATTAACTATATAAGATACCTAATAATCTCATGAAACAAAATCAACGCAAAAATACACAACGACAAATCGCCGATTTAATTCCGATTATTGAACTTTGTTTACCTCTAATAAAAAAGCTCAATAAAACTCAGGCCAAATTAAAATTTCTTCCTACAGAGCTGGAACTACTACAAAACCAAGCTAAACTTATAGACCTGGAAATGTCTCTCGAAGAGTCTAGAAATTCAGCAGATTCTGATTCACAACTAATCTCGGAGACGAACGAGTTTGAATTAGATTCTATAGTGAATGATTTGGAAGGAATATTTATCTATCTTACGACTTTAGACGATGGACTGAAGAATCTGCTTGCGCTGAAAGAACGTTTAGAAGCTATACAAGAAGAAAGAATTGATAGTCTCACTCCTGAACGTGTTTATAAGTTGTTAGAAAAACAGCAGGAAAACCTACAGAATAAAACCAATTTACAGTCGGGCAGCAAATCCAATCGGTTTCAAAAGGTTTGGCAAAAAATAGTCGATCATCGACCTTCTAAAAAGTTAATCAAAGTTTCAGCAATTACAACTGGGATTATTTTAAGCTTTAGTCTTATTTACAATTCGGCAATTGAACATCAATCTGTTGAAAACAATATGCAACAAAAGCAAGAAAACCTTGAAAACTAATGTCTATTGAAATGTAAACTAGCAAAGTAATAAAAAGCTGTTTATTTTATCAAACTTTTTTTGTTTTTTAATTGCAAATATAACTAATGCTAGAGACAAGAAGGTAGTGACTATAAGAAAATAGAAATGTAGAAAAAAAGGAGAAAACTTGATGAATATTAATGACAATTCTAATAATAATATCGGACACGCTGTTGGTACTTTTTCCACTCGTGAAGATGCAGAGTATGCTTTGCGCGAACTGCAAGGTGCAGGTTTCAACATGGATAAAGTTTCTGTAATCGCTAAAAATCCCGAACGAGGAGATAGTATCGGCGGTACAGAAGTTACTACCAGCGAACAAGTGAAAGGAGGTACGGCAGCAGGAGCTGCTACAGGGGCAGCTACAGGTGGGTTGTTGGGCTTGATTGGCGGTTTGGGYGTAATTGCTCTTCCAGGTGTCGGTGCGGTAGCTGAATTGGGAATAGTTTTGGCAAACACCTTACTTGGTAGCGGTATTGGTGCTGCTGGTGGTGGTTTAGTTGGAGCATTAATCGGCTGGGGTGTTCCTGAAGATCGAGCTAAATATTATGATGAAATGCTTTCACAAGGTAAATATGTGGTTCTAATGGAAGGAACGCAAGCAGAAATAAGCGGTGCAGAAGCTATTCTTAAAAACAGACGCATTCAAGACTGGGGTGTGTACGGCTATGGCACGATGGGAACTATTGACCCTACTACGGGTAGGAGCATCATATAGAATTTCAGTAGTCGAAAATAAGTGCTGGCTTAAATCGAGATCGCTGCAAGCCGCTAAACATTATGTATGATTTGGATTTAAAGCTGGCAGCGAAAAAAGTTTACGGCGTTGCCTAATATACGATGTTTAATCAAAGAACGCTGTTTCCATTCTTCATAGGTAATGCGTTTACTCTGTTCAAAGCCCCGTTCAAATGTATTGTAAATCCCTTTTACCAGAATGGATTGAGTGCTACATATATCTAGTTCTTCATTGTGAACGAAGCTGCGAGGATCGAAGTTCGCACTACCCGTTACTGCCCAAAGATCGTCTATCAAAAGTAGCTTGGCGTGGGTCATACTCGGCTGATATTCATAAATTTTTACTCCACCTTTCAATAAACCTCCATAGTGTTCGTATGAAGCATAGTAAACGGGTTTCTTATCGCTACGTTTACTTGTTGTTAAAATACGAACATCCACTCCATTCTGTTTTGCTGCGACTAATAGCTCTGTAGAGTTGCGATCGGGAAGAAAGTAGGGGCTAGCCAGCCAAATTTTTTTTCTAGCACAAATAATGTGAT comes from the Myxosarcina sp. GI1 genome and includes:
- a CDS encoding bacteriorhodopsin, giving the protein MLIDLSISLQEFTFLAQTIPENAPPGINMENWLVYTPIQRQIVSHLLTLGVGAMACGFVYFLLTIKRSAPRYQPSSVLSAVVMVSAFLILFRQLNGWLDAFEFDGQVWRLTVEELGTYTESAFSNGYRYLNWSIDVPLLLTQMLFLFDLSKGHKRRLRIQFIIAGLLMIYTGYIGQFFEVANLTTFLIWGAISTVFFVYIVFLVGQLMGRPRKQLPDKPKKMFMGVWWILLISWTLYPLAYLVPWGWQLYPAWGGWAGVTRQFLFTMADIFSKVIYGVLLSNIAQTRSALEGYEPALKVQPGNGTGSEVYTQSPAQNLE
- a CDS encoding class I SAM-dependent methyltransferase — encoded protein: MKETPVREQYNQKAKVYDRRWQGYLNKTLTFLQAWVQISPHETVLDIACGTGELERLLLQQNPQQRITGVDLSEEMLKVARQKLSEYSQVSWKAASASELPLCNSCFDVVICANSFHYFEDPQGSLKEIQRVLKPNGRVIILDWCKDYWGVRILDLILKVVDRAHQQSYTQNEFHNLLTTAGFKIDRATKFRHGIVWQFMVAEATLPTKNDE
- a CDS encoding NAD(P)/FAD-dependent oxidoreductase translates to MMNDSQPTVILGGGFTGLFTALHLSQQDYRDPVILVDRAERFVFKPLLYDYLTEEMNDSQVNPRYEELLSGSKVKFAKDTVEKIDVDGKQVESANNGSIAYRYLVIALGSQTGYFGIEGAKEHTFPFWNRKDAIALKNHLQDCLKRSLETDNPQEKQKLLTVAIVGAGATGVELAATLADVLPQWYVKQGGAFEQLRLILINRGEQILDNASNRLRQAAKAAFFKLPVKVQLELNASVTAVRHQQVEFERDNQRETLEAGTIVWTTGTTVNPVVKALPIADEYRDKKGRLKVLSTMQLIDCPEIFVGGDCAVNWDKSVPATAQAAYQQGSAIANNLQALSINKTPDVANVTMRGTMLKLGLNDAAADLFDRLLIEGKTAHLLRQGRYTTTLPTPVHDFKATTQWLSEEVLENINI
- a CDS encoding general stress protein, which encodes MNINDNSNNNIGHAVGTFSTREDAEYALRELQGAGFNMDKVSVIAKNPERGDSIGGTEVTTSEQVKGGTAAGAATGAATGGLLGLIGGLGVIALPGVGAVAELGIVLANTLLGSGIGAAGGGLVGALIGWGVPEDRAKYYDEMLSQGKYVVLMEGTQAEISGAEAILKNRRIQDWGVYGYGTMGTIDPTTGRSII